One genomic window of Globicephala melas chromosome 8, mGloMel1.2, whole genome shotgun sequence includes the following:
- the TRMT112 gene encoding multifunctional methyltransferase subunit TRM112-like protein: MKLLTHNLLSSHVRGVGPRGFPLRLQATEVRISPVEFNPDFVARMIPKVEWAALLEAADTLHLVEVPKEPIQGYEHDERFLRKMHHVLLEVDVLEGTLQCPESGRLFPISRGIPNMLLSDEETET; the protein is encoded by the exons ATGAAGCTGCTCACCCACAACCTGCTGAGTTCGCATGTGCGGGGGGTGGGGCCCCGTGGCTTCCCCCTGCGCCTCCAG GCCACCGAGGTCCGCATCAGCCCTGTGGAGTTCAACCCCGACTTCGTAGCTCGTATGATACCCAAGGTGGAGTGGGCGGCGCTTCTGGAGGCTGCGGACACC TTGCATCTGGTCGAGGTGCCCAAAGAGCCGATTCAGGGATATGAGCATGACGAGAGATTTCTGAGAAAGATGCACCACGTTCTGCTGGAG GTGGATGTGTTGGAGGGCACCCTGCAATGCCCAGAGTCGGGACGTCTGTTCCCCATCAGCCGTGGGATCCCCAACATGCTGCTGAGtgacgaggaaactgagacttaa
- the ESRRA gene encoding steroid hormone receptor ERR1: MRTASPAPAVSWRKRSRKRPRCPFVSYKPPAAPPSEGTRRGGAARPEEAAEEGPPAAPGSPRRSGPLGPHACPPALPGPQVTSAMSSQVVGIEPLYIKAEPASPDSPKGSSETETEPPVALAPGPAPTRCLPGHKEEEDGEGAGPGEQGGGKLVLSSLPKRLCLVCGDVASGYHYGVASCEACKAFFKRTIQGSIEYSCPASNECEITKRRRKACQACRFTKCLRVGMLKEGVRLDRVRGGRQKYKRRPEVDPLPFPGPFPAGPLAVGGGPRKTAPVNALVSHLLVVEPEKLYAMPDPAGPDGHLPAVATLCDLFDREIVVTISWAKSIPGFSSLSLSDQMSVLQSVWMEVLVLGVAQRSLPLQDELAFAEDLVLDEEGARAAGLGELGAALLQLVRRLQALRLEREEYVLLKALALANSDSVHIEDAEAVEQLREALHEALLEYEAGRAGPGGGAERRRAGRLLLTLPLLRQTAGKVLAHFYGVKLEGKVPMHKLFLEMLEAMMD; this comes from the exons ATGCGCACGGCCAGCCCCGCCCCCGCTGTCAGCTGGAGGAAGCGGAGTAGGAAGCGGCCGCGATGTCCTTTTGTGTCCTACAAGCCGCCGGCGGCGCCGCCGAGTGAGGGGACGCGGCGCGGCGGGGCGGCGCGGCCCGAGGAGGCGGCGGAGGAGGGGCCGCCCGCGGCCCCAGGCTCACCCCGGCGCTCCGGGCCGCTCGGCCCCCATGCCTGCCCGCCCGCCCTGCCGGGGCCCCAG GTGACCAGCGCCATGTCCAGCCAGGTGGTGGGCATTGAGCCTCTCTACATCAAGGCAGAGCCAGCCAGTCCTGACAGCCCAAAGGGTTCCTCGGAGACTGAGACTGAGCCCCCCGTGGCCCTGGCCCCTGGCCCAGCTCCCACCCGCTGCCTCCCAGGCcacaaggaggaggaggatggggagggggctgggcctgGCGAGCAGGGTGGTGGGAAGCTGGTGCTCAGCTCCCTGCCCAAACGCCTCTGCCTGGTCTGTGGGGACGTGGCCTCCGGCTACCACTATGGTGTGGCATCCTGTGAGGCCTGCAAAGCCTTCTTCAAGAGGACCATCCAGG GGAGCATCGAGTACAGCTGTCCAGCCTCCAACGAGTGCGAGATCACCAAGCGGAGACGCAAGGCCTGCCAGGCCTGTCGCTTCACCAAGTGCCTGCGGGTGGGCATGCTCAAGGAGG GGGTACGTCTGGACCGTGTCCGGGGTGGGCGACAGAAGTACAAGCGGCGGCCAGAGGTGGACCCGCTGCCCTTCCCAGGCCCCTTCCCTGCTGGACCTCTGGCAGTAGGTGGAGGCCCTCGGAAGACAG CCCCGGTGAATGCACTGGTGTCCCACCTCCTGGTGGTTGAGCCTGAGAAGCTGTATGCCATGCCCGACCCAGCGGGCCCTGATGGACACCTCCCAGCCGTGGCTACCCTCTGTGACCTCTTTGACCGAGAGATCGTGGTCACCATCAGCTGGGCCAAGAGCATCCCAG GTTTCTCGTCACTGTCGCTGTCTGACCAGATGTCAGTTCTGCAGAGCGTGTGGATGGAGGTCCTGGTGTTGGGTGTGGCCCAGCgctcacttccactgcaggatgAGCTGGCCTTCGCCGAGGACCTGGTCCTGGATGAAGAGGGGGCTcgagcagctggcctgggggagCTGGGGGCTGCCCTGTTGCAGCTGGTGCGGCGACTGCAGGCCCTGCGGCTGGAACGCGAGGAATACGTTCTGCTGAAGGCCCTGGCCCTCGCCAATTCAG ACTCTGTGCACATTGAAGATGCTGAGGCTGTGGAGCAGCTTCGAGAAGCTCTACACGAGGCCCTGCTGGAGTATGAAGCTGGCCGGGCAGGCCCCGGAGGGGGTGCTGAGCGGAGGCGGGCAGGCAGGCTGCTGCTCACACTACCGCTCCTTCGCCAGACGGCAGGCAAAGTGCTGGCCCATTTCTATGGGGTGAAGCTGGAGGGCAAGGTGCCCATGCACAAGCTGTTCCTGGAGATGCTTGAGGCCATGATGGACTGA
- the CATSPERZ gene encoding cation channel sperm-associated auxiliary subunit zeta isoform X2: MEEKPFKALAKSLGHRGSGKSSPHDIRNLCTTATQSQPKLNVPLPTVREDSELEGSSVGSKTCWSYNQKAGHDSDGGWEESGDGEDKGSFKPEELDEHALMELEMRRGSSLGGPLEEDDSKTDDEKSSSVSSLNISKHTPHRAYWVEQQSRLPLPLTELMENEALEILTKALRSYRSEIGRDHFLTKQLQRYIEGLKRRRNKRLQVMVI; the protein is encoded by the exons ATGGAGGAAAAGCCTTTCAAA GCGTTGGCCAAGTCTTTGGGCCACCGTGGCTCAGGCAAGTCGAGCCCGCACGACATTCGGAATCTGTGCACCACGGCCACGCAGTCGCAGCCGAAGCTGAATGTACCGCTGCCTACTGTCCGTGAGGACTCGGAACTGGAGGGCAGCAGCGTAGGCAGCAAGACTTGCTGGTCTTACAACCAGAAGGCTGGCCACGACTCGGACGGTGGCTGGGAAGAATCGGGTGACGGAGAGGACAAGGGCAGCTTCAAGCCAGAGGAGCTGGACGAGCACGCCTTGATGGAGCTGGAGATGCGCCGCGGCAGCTCCCTGGGAGGCCCTTTAGAGGAGGACGATTCCAAGACCGACGACG aAAAGTCTTCTTCAGTGTCATCGCTCAATATCTCGAAGCACACACCCCATCGAGCCTACTGGGTGGAGCAGCAGAGCAGG ctgcccctgcccctgaCTGAACTCATGGAGAATGAAGCCCTGGAAATCCTCACCAAAGCCCTCCGGA GTTACCGATCGGAGATCGGCCGGGACCACTTCCTGACCAAGCAGCTGCAGCGATACATCGAGGGGCTCAAGAGGCGCCGGAACAAGAGGCTGCAAGTCATGGTGATCTGA
- the CATSPERZ gene encoding cation channel sperm-associated auxiliary subunit zeta isoform X3, with translation MEEKPFKALAKSLGHRGSGKSSPHDIRNLCTTATQSQPKLNVPLPTVREDSELEGSSVGSKTCWSYNQKAGHDSDGGWEESGDGEDKGSFKPEELDEHALMELEMRRGSSLGGPLEEDDSKTDDEKSSSVSSLNISKHTPHRAYWVEQQSRLPLPLTELMENEALEILTKALRSFLRLFLHLPMGDDSLSVALAPPWLL, from the exons ATGGAGGAAAAGCCTTTCAAA GCGTTGGCCAAGTCTTTGGGCCACCGTGGCTCAGGCAAGTCGAGCCCGCACGACATTCGGAATCTGTGCACCACGGCCACGCAGTCGCAGCCGAAGCTGAATGTACCGCTGCCTACTGTCCGTGAGGACTCGGAACTGGAGGGCAGCAGCGTAGGCAGCAAGACTTGCTGGTCTTACAACCAGAAGGCTGGCCACGACTCGGACGGTGGCTGGGAAGAATCGGGTGACGGAGAGGACAAGGGCAGCTTCAAGCCAGAGGAGCTGGACGAGCACGCCTTGATGGAGCTGGAGATGCGCCGCGGCAGCTCCCTGGGAGGCCCTTTAGAGGAGGACGATTCCAAGACCGACGACG aAAAGTCTTCTTCAGTGTCATCGCTCAATATCTCGAAGCACACACCCCATCGAGCCTACTGGGTGGAGCAGCAGAGCAGG ctgcccctgcccctgaCTGAACTCATGGAGAATGAAGCCCTGGAAATCCTCACCAAAGCCCTCCGGA GTTTTCTAAGGCTATTTCTTCACTTGCCCATGGGGGATGACAGCCTTTCTGTGGCCTTGGCCCCTCCCTGGTTGCTGTGA
- the CATSPERZ gene encoding cation channel sperm-associated auxiliary subunit zeta isoform X1, which yields MEEKPFKALAKSLGHRGSGKSSPHDIRNLCTTATQSQPKLNVPLPTVREDSELEGSSVGSKTCWSYNQKAGHDSDGGWEESGDGEDKGSFKPEELDEHALMELEMRRGSSLGGPLEEDDSKTDDEKSSSVSSLNISKHTPHRAYWVEQQSRLPLPLTELMENEALEILTKALRSEPPHSPSPQLPHETLGDLPGLRPVGVGFQDVSALSDPLTTHKYSRSPKKSKKLGDWAQGDPMGTAWGDRQGPGL from the exons ATGGAGGAAAAGCCTTTCAAA GCGTTGGCCAAGTCTTTGGGCCACCGTGGCTCAGGCAAGTCGAGCCCGCACGACATTCGGAATCTGTGCACCACGGCCACGCAGTCGCAGCCGAAGCTGAATGTACCGCTGCCTACTGTCCGTGAGGACTCGGAACTGGAGGGCAGCAGCGTAGGCAGCAAGACTTGCTGGTCTTACAACCAGAAGGCTGGCCACGACTCGGACGGTGGCTGGGAAGAATCGGGTGACGGAGAGGACAAGGGCAGCTTCAAGCCAGAGGAGCTGGACGAGCACGCCTTGATGGAGCTGGAGATGCGCCGCGGCAGCTCCCTGGGAGGCCCTTTAGAGGAGGACGATTCCAAGACCGACGACG aAAAGTCTTCTTCAGTGTCATCGCTCAATATCTCGAAGCACACACCCCATCGAGCCTACTGGGTGGAGCAGCAGAGCAGG ctgcccctgcccctgaCTGAACTCATGGAGAATGAAGCCCTGGAAATCCTCACCAAAGCCCTCCGGAGTgagcctccccactccccatccccccagctCCCACACGAGACCTTGGGGGATTTGCCAGGGCTTCGGCCTGTGGGAGTGGGGTTTCAGGATGTGTCTGCCTTGTCAGATCCCCTTACCACTCACAAATATTCCAGAAGCcccaagaaaagtaaaaagttaGGAGACTGGGCACAGGGAGACCCAATGGGGACAGCATGGGGTGACCGTCAAGGGCCTGGGCTCTAG